A single window of Liolophura sinensis isolate JHLJ2023 chromosome 6, CUHK_Ljap_v2, whole genome shotgun sequence DNA harbors:
- the LOC135466298 gene encoding uncharacterized protein LOC135466298 isoform X2 gives MIRLLPDSVSSHLRSEVAITSVTQCVEELVLNSLDAGANCVAVRVDMPCFKIQVVDNGSGIRSGQLDVIATRHYTSKCKGLMDLDNLEYFGFRGEALASICEMSAILDISTRVKQSSKTYCKLFHNGKAHPSGEAKLQRPSAGTTVTVHGLFNKRPVRKRMTNQILELELIKQRLEAIALMNPGVSMSLRNDETGNKILQTNKCNSTLGIFKQLYGAVKAANLSEVNCSKDKFRVSGYISSEGHFNKNLQFVYINTRLVLKTEIHKFLNKTLKKFYSSRKKDVIATTPVTSETSLLSSSPTKHSDKHGIFVVNISCRFNEYDITFDPAKTLVEFKDWETVLSTVREFVEEFQQQFSVNVGPVGTTLDAEASSNCTQFNIDNTSHTVEPDSPKHLQMSTIDTENSLRSEVIKSSQRDATVTVSSSPHEVMTEKAKEDSDLEIKENNKDNFQAFPDLTKTCVSPVNSTFSSDTSSTLTCTSGSVKVSADEEDPLCAPHNPSGITLHSKSPDLAGEADDSGIDPGMTADTTTGYLDSSVCPQSVRLRKPTVKTFQSIFKQRKSSNLSSLRAKQSKGIQGERNPSAVTCKLKELRESLGKPSGDQQKCNIYQVCPKSSILSSLKKLRETVEQLQSKGKTDKVVSCETVTSTCMPQSSASMKEADIHNRSTSNTLAGKKRSGLGKETTSSKLARLAGIGSREVDGSLQKHSSASKVSLTSESSGKLCDVSLDSGSARNPDLHPVLTCSASKQGCQSSAPVNPSTEPVIHSGTGRSGEFIQNSIFPVISRHKSGTAKVNQFMTTESLITTVSALSKNSSSRSEVSCEQAKCKVKIEEDFAFNKHHPLETTASCKLDNSSQLDYLDPHNNFSMSETIKVQHFEGGTKTTPGRHNVMKVCSLESSERSVMNGNSVTCDEKIQKEFCSQDGKIRLSQESYNMVDSKDVFKSYQCDSKRSLLTSIDNISSLDAGSEYSGPGRNHDKKVWKPEPSTDVEMSQGFDFRTMKPIVNSPGNLQKDDSSLFETVDVSSAPGSDAKTFFSPDIVTSVNERDSDLMPPDKDLIDLLITPSPSCHTPVCHVSPCPNQPGLLVHSPGKSNQCSLETGICSHLPTSETKLYSENGNSFTTISPVLSDKINNCSSDNVMSIGLVETCIQTEVPEGMTRVTAQTEVPEDMARVTAQTEVPEDMARVTAETVENKSSDVSLKLELPSADCIRDTIVLTQDKSDDNCVDSCLLNQNSGDALNTQVDKKTGYQEHQKIITPLNQREVEYLLTNMTEDSDGCDSKTDEFLIRNHPMSGKKIVIHPLTGHSLDEAGWELWLKQNNNTEHKDQELLPKKKLLSHDLAYSLSKPSTSNAETDELSTNVDKTSGEIMGDHKVDELWADHVTNQCEEDSIKWRNPSSKALGDESKSLADLFEEWDNPVFSVPEQDITTAEMPDKQKGAGKVQGSVHQCRFTKNMLCQVQVMGQVDDKFIACLMRTKEKNLSADGNLLVLVDQHAAHERVRLEQLTKDSYVTNSDGNRVIKSSAIIPPLELRLTEELVRVMTAYQAKFEQLGVMFSTSDKRDTVFLKSAPSCFIEREASEIKRGRTSVVMEMIEGFIVEQVELLKSTNGALATLPGCVHKLLCSQACHGAIKFGDSLTLEECEDLLKSLSLCDLPFQCAHGRPSVMPLLNFDHFKAKFPQKCAGKPQLWRLRPRIEESIVEESLDQKTESMMDVDMG, from the exons ATGATCCGTCTCCTGCCAGACAGTGTGTCCAGTCATCTGAGGTCTGAAGTGGCCATCACCAGTGTAACCCAGTGTGTTGaagagctggttttgaactcgcTGGATGCTGGAGCCAACTGTGTGGCTGTTCGTGTAGACATGCCTTGCTTCAAGATCCAGGTGGTGGACAATGGCTCAGGAATACGCAGTGGTCAGCTGGATGTCATAGCAACAAG GCATTACACAAGTAAGTGCAAAGGACTGATGGACTTGGACAACCTGGAGTATTTTGGTTTTCGTGGGGAAGCTTTAGCCAGTATCTGTGAGATGTCTGCTATTTTGGACATCAGTACAAGAGTGAAACAGTCTTCAAAGACCTATTGCAAATTATTTCACAATGGGAAGGCTCATCCATCAGGTGAAGCCAAACTACAGAGGCCATCGGCAGGAACAACAGTCACTGTCCATGGCCTCTTCAATAAACGACCAGTCAGAAAGAGAATGACCAATCAGATTCTGGAGTTAGAACTCATTAAACAAAGACTGGAAGCCATCGCTCTGATGAACCCTGGAGTGTCCATGTCACTAAGGAATGATGAAACTGGGAACAAGATTCTCCAGACTAATAAGTGCAATTCCACTCTGGGAATATTCAAGCAGTTGTATGGTGCAGTTAAAGCTGCTAATTTGTCAGAAGTCAACTGTTCCAAAGACAAGTTCAGGGTATCAGGGTATATAAGTAGTGAAGGTCATTTCAACAAAAACTTACAGTTTGTCTATATCAACACAAGACTTGTTTTGAAGACGGAAATtcacaaatttttaaataaaacattgaagaaATTTTATTCCTCAAGAAAAAAAGATGTTATTGCAACAACACCAGTCACATCGGAGACTTCTCTGTTGTCATCTAGTCCAACAAAGCATTCAGATAAACACGGGATATTTGTGGTGAATATATCATGCCGATTCAATGAATACGACATAACATTTGATCCAGCCAAAACCTTGGTAGAATTCAAAGATTGGGAGACAGTTTTATCAACAGTGAGAGAATTTGTAGAGGAGTTTCAGCAGCAATTCAGTGTTAATGTCGGTCCAGTCGGTACCACACTAGATGCAGAAGCATCCAGCAATTGCACACAGTTTAACATTGATAATACCAGTCATACAGTAGAGCCAGACTCTCCAAAGCACCTGCAAATGTCTACAATCGATACCGAAAACAGTCTTCGCTCAGAGGTTATCAAAAGTAGTCAGAGAGATGCTACAGTTACAGTTTCATCCTCCCCGCATGAAGTTATGACTGAGAAGGCCAAAGAAGATAGTGATTTggagataaaagaaaataacaaagatAATTTCCAGGCTTTCCCAGACCTTACTAAGACATGTGTCAGTCCTGTTAATTCCACATTCAGTTCTGATACATCATCCACATTAACATGTACCTCAGGATCAGTGAAGGTCAGTGCTGATGAAGAGGATCCCTTGTGTGCTCCTCATAATCCCAGTGGGATTACTCTTCATTCCAAATCCCCCGATCTTGCTGGAGAAGCGGATGATTCTGGAATTGATCCAGGAATGACGGCAGATACTACCACAGGCTATTTGGATTCAAGTGTATGTCCACAATCAGTTCGCCTCCGAAAGCCAACTGTTAAAACTTTTCAATCAATATTCAAGCAACGAAAATCTAGTAATCTGTCATCCTTACGAGCGAAACAGAGCAAAGGAATACAAGGTGAGAGAAATCCATCAGCAGTGACTTGCAAGCTGAAAGAGTTGAGGGAATCCTTAGGCAAACCATCTGGTGACCAacagaaatgtaacatttatcagGTGTGTCCAAAAAGTTCCATATTGAGTTCATTAAAAAAGTTGAGAGAAACAGTAGAGCAGTTGCAAAGTAAGGGTAAAACAGATAAAGTTGTAAGTTGTGAGACtgttaccagtacatgtatgcctcagAGTAGTGCATCAATGAAGGAAGCTGACATACACAACAGAAGCACATCAAACACCTTGGCTGGCAAGAAAAGGTCTGGCCTGGGAAAAGAGACCACATCCTCCAAACTTGCAAGGTTAGCTGGGATAGGAAGTCGGGAGGTGGATGGCAGCCTGCAAAAACACAGCAGTGCGTCGAAAGTTTCATTGACAAGTGAAAGTTCAGGTAAGCTGTGTGATGTGTCATTGGATTCTGGAAGTGCGAGAAACCCGGACTTGCATCCTGTATTGACTTGTTCAGCCTCTAAACAGGGTTGCCAGTCATCTGCACCAGTGAATCCGAGCACTGAGCCAGTGATTCACTCAGGAACTGGGCGCAGTGGAGAATTCATTCAAAACAGCATTTTTCCTGTAATTTCTAGGCATAAAAGTGGAACAGCCAAAGTCAACCAATTTATGACTACTGAGTCCTTAATTACAACAGTGTCTGCGTTGTCCAAGAATAGCTCTAGCAGGAGTGAGGTGTCATGTGAACAGGCAAAGTGTAAAGTTAAGATTGAAGAGGATTTTGCATTTAATAAGCATCACCCTCTGGAAACAACTGCAAGTTGCAAGTTGGATAATTCCTCACAATTGGATTATCTTGATCCTCACAACAACTTTTCAATGTCAGAAACAATAAAAGTACAGCATTTTGAAGGAGGAACAAAAACGACTCCTGGAAgacacaatgtgatgaaagtaTGTAGTCTGGAATCATCTGAGAGGTCAGTGATGAATGGGAATTCTGTCACATGTGATGAAAAGATTCAGAAAGAATTTTGTTCTCAAGATGGAAAAATAAGGCTGAGTCAGGAGAGTTATAACATGGTTGATTCTAAAGATGTGTTCAAGTCTTACCAATGTGACTCAAAACGGTCTTTGCTGACTTCTATTGACAACATTTCTTCCCTTGATGCAGGGTCTGAATATAGTGGACCAGGACGAAATCATGACAAAAAGGTATGGAAGCCTGAACCTAGTACAGATGTGGAAATGTCTCAGGGATTTGATTTCAGGACTATGAAACCGATAGTTAACTCACCAGGAAATTTGCAGAAAGATGACAGTAGTTTGTTTGAGACTGTTGATGTATCATCTGCACCAGGTAGTGATGCGAAGACATTTTTCTCGCCTGATATTGTGACCAGTGTCAATGAGCGTGACAGTGATTTGATGCCTCCAGACAAAGATCTCATTGACTTATTGATTACTCCTTCGCCTTCATGTCACACACCTGTTTGCCATGTAAGCCCATGCCCAAACCAGCCTGGCCTCTTGGTCCATTCGCCTGGAAAGTCAAATCAGTGTTCATTAGAGACTGGTATATGTTCTCACCTCCCGACATCTGAAACCAAACTTTACAGTGAGAATGGGAATAGTTTTACAACAATCTCACCAGTCCTGAGTGATAAAATTAACAACTGTTCTTCAGATAATGTAATGAGTATTGGATTAGTGGAGACTTGTATACAAACAGAAGTTCCAGAGGGTATGACCAGGGTAACTGCTCAAACAGAAGTTCCAGAGGATATGGCCAGGGTAACTGCTCAAACAGAAGTTCCAGAGGATATGGCCAGAGTAACTGCTGAAACAGTTGAAAATAAATCTTCAGATGTAAGTTTGAAATTGGAATTGCCTTCAGCAGATTGTATCAGAGACACCATTGTGCTGACCCAGGATAAAAGCGATGATAACTGTGTTGATAGCTGCCTTCTTAATCAGAACAGTGGAGACGCTTTAAATACCCAGGTTGACAAAAAGACTGGATATCAAGAACATCAGAAAATAATCACGCCTTTGAATCAAAGGGAAGTTGAGTATCTGCTGACTAATATGACTGAGGATTCTGATGGTTGTGATTCAAAGACTGATGAGTTTTTAATCAGAAATCATCCTATGTCTG GAAAGAAAATAGTTATCCATCCTCTCACTGGGCACTCTCTGGATGAAGCTGGCTGGGAATTGTGGCttaaacagaacaataacactGAACATAAAG ATCAAGAGCTCTTGCCGAAGAAGAAGCTTCTTTCACATGATTTGGCATACTCTTTGAGCAAACCATCTACAAGCAATGCAGAAACTGATGAGCTATCCACCAATGTGGACAAAACATCAGGGGAGATCATGGGTGATCACAAGGTGGATGAACTGTGGGCTGATCATGTAACTAATCAGTGTGAAGAGGATTCTATAAAGTGGAGAAACCCATCTTCAAAAG CACTTGGTGATGAATCAAAAAGCCTGGCTGACCTATTTGAGGAATGGGACAACCCTGTGTTTTCTGTTCCTGAACAG GATATCACGACTGCAGAGATGCCAGACAAACAGAAAGGTGCAGGGAAAGTACAGGGCAGTGTACATCAGTGTCGCTTTACCAAGAATATGCTATGTCAAGTACAG GTGATGGGTCAAGTCGATGATAAATTTATAGCCTGTTTGATGAGAACCAAAGAGAAGAATCTGTCAGCAG ATGGTAATCTCTTGGTGCTGGTGGATCAACATGCTGCTCATGAGAGGGTGCGTCTTGAACAACTCACCAAGG ATTCTTATGTGACAAATTCAGATGGAAATAGAGTGATAAAAAGCTCTGCCATTATTCCACCGCTAGAACTGAGGCTCACAGAGGAACTAGTGAGGGTGATGACAGCTTATCAGGCCAAGTTTGAACAGCTTG GTGTTATGTTCAGCACATCTGACAAGAGAGACACTGTATTCTTAAAGTCAGCACCATCTTGTTTCATTGAGAGAGAAGCCAGTGAAATCAAACGCGGTAGAACCTCTGTTGTCATGGAGATGATTGAG GGATTCATTGTGGAGCAAGTAGAG
- the LOC135466298 gene encoding uncharacterized protein LOC135466298 isoform X1, whose product MIRLLPDSVSSHLRSEVAITSVTQCVEELVLNSLDAGANCVAVRVDMPCFKIQVVDNGSGIRSGQLDVIATRHYTSKCKGLMDLDNLEYFGFRGEALASICEMSAILDISTRVKQSSKTYCKLFHNGKAHPSGEAKLQRPSAGTTVTVHGLFNKRPVRKRMTNQILELELIKQRLEAIALMNPGVSMSLRNDETGNKILQTNKCNSTLGIFKQLYGAVKAANLSEVNCSKDKFRVSGYISSEGHFNKNLQFVYINTRLVLKTEIHKFLNKTLKKFYSSRKKDVIATTPVTSETSLLSSSPTKHSDKHGIFVVNISCRFNEYDITFDPAKTLVEFKDWETVLSTVREFVEEFQQQFSVNVGPVGTTLDAEASSNCTQFNIDNTSHTVEPDSPKHLQMSTIDTENSLRSEVIKSSQRDATVTVSSSPHEVMTEKAKEDSDLEIKENNKDNFQAFPDLTKTCVSPVNSTFSSDTSSTLTCTSGSVKVSADEEDPLCAPHNPSGITLHSKSPDLAGEADDSGIDPGMTADTTTGYLDSSVCPQSVRLRKPTVKTFQSIFKQRKSSNLSSLRAKQSKGIQGERNPSAVTCKLKELRESLGKPSGDQQKCNIYQVCPKSSILSSLKKLRETVEQLQSKGKTDKVVSCETVTSTCMPQSSASMKEADIHNRSTSNTLAGKKRSGLGKETTSSKLARLAGIGSREVDGSLQKHSSASKVSLTSESSGKLCDVSLDSGSARNPDLHPVLTCSASKQGCQSSAPVNPSTEPVIHSGTGRSGEFIQNSIFPVISRHKSGTAKVNQFMTTESLITTVSALSKNSSSRSEVSCEQAKCKVKIEEDFAFNKHHPLETTASCKLDNSSQLDYLDPHNNFSMSETIKVQHFEGGTKTTPGRHNVMKVCSLESSERSVMNGNSVTCDEKIQKEFCSQDGKIRLSQESYNMVDSKDVFKSYQCDSKRSLLTSIDNISSLDAGSEYSGPGRNHDKKVWKPEPSTDVEMSQGFDFRTMKPIVNSPGNLQKDDSSLFETVDVSSAPGSDAKTFFSPDIVTSVNERDSDLMPPDKDLIDLLITPSPSCHTPVCHVSPCPNQPGLLVHSPGKSNQCSLETGICSHLPTSETKLYSENGNSFTTISPVLSDKINNCSSDNVMSIGLVETCIQTEVPEGMTRVTAQTEVPEDMARVTAQTEVPEDMARVTAETVENKSSDVSLKLELPSADCIRDTIVLTQDKSDDNCVDSCLLNQNSGDALNTQVDKKTGYQEHQKIITPLNQREVEYLLTNMTEDSDGCDSKTDEFLIRNHPMSGKKIVIHPLTGHSLDEAGWELWLKQNNNTEHKGDQELLPKKKLLSHDLAYSLSKPSTSNAETDELSTNVDKTSGEIMGDHKVDELWADHVTNQCEEDSIKWRNPSSKALGDESKSLADLFEEWDNPVFSVPEQDITTAEMPDKQKGAGKVQGSVHQCRFTKNMLCQVQVMGQVDDKFIACLMRTKEKNLSADGNLLVLVDQHAAHERVRLEQLTKDSYVTNSDGNRVIKSSAIIPPLELRLTEELVRVMTAYQAKFEQLGVMFSTSDKRDTVFLKSAPSCFIEREASEIKRGRTSVVMEMIEGFIVEQVELLKSTNGALATLPGCVHKLLCSQACHGAIKFGDSLTLEECEDLLKSLSLCDLPFQCAHGRPSVMPLLNFDHFKAKFPQKCAGKPQLWRLRPRIEESIVEESLDQKTESMMDVDMG is encoded by the exons ATGATCCGTCTCCTGCCAGACAGTGTGTCCAGTCATCTGAGGTCTGAAGTGGCCATCACCAGTGTAACCCAGTGTGTTGaagagctggttttgaactcgcTGGATGCTGGAGCCAACTGTGTGGCTGTTCGTGTAGACATGCCTTGCTTCAAGATCCAGGTGGTGGACAATGGCTCAGGAATACGCAGTGGTCAGCTGGATGTCATAGCAACAAG GCATTACACAAGTAAGTGCAAAGGACTGATGGACTTGGACAACCTGGAGTATTTTGGTTTTCGTGGGGAAGCTTTAGCCAGTATCTGTGAGATGTCTGCTATTTTGGACATCAGTACAAGAGTGAAACAGTCTTCAAAGACCTATTGCAAATTATTTCACAATGGGAAGGCTCATCCATCAGGTGAAGCCAAACTACAGAGGCCATCGGCAGGAACAACAGTCACTGTCCATGGCCTCTTCAATAAACGACCAGTCAGAAAGAGAATGACCAATCAGATTCTGGAGTTAGAACTCATTAAACAAAGACTGGAAGCCATCGCTCTGATGAACCCTGGAGTGTCCATGTCACTAAGGAATGATGAAACTGGGAACAAGATTCTCCAGACTAATAAGTGCAATTCCACTCTGGGAATATTCAAGCAGTTGTATGGTGCAGTTAAAGCTGCTAATTTGTCAGAAGTCAACTGTTCCAAAGACAAGTTCAGGGTATCAGGGTATATAAGTAGTGAAGGTCATTTCAACAAAAACTTACAGTTTGTCTATATCAACACAAGACTTGTTTTGAAGACGGAAATtcacaaatttttaaataaaacattgaagaaATTTTATTCCTCAAGAAAAAAAGATGTTATTGCAACAACACCAGTCACATCGGAGACTTCTCTGTTGTCATCTAGTCCAACAAAGCATTCAGATAAACACGGGATATTTGTGGTGAATATATCATGCCGATTCAATGAATACGACATAACATTTGATCCAGCCAAAACCTTGGTAGAATTCAAAGATTGGGAGACAGTTTTATCAACAGTGAGAGAATTTGTAGAGGAGTTTCAGCAGCAATTCAGTGTTAATGTCGGTCCAGTCGGTACCACACTAGATGCAGAAGCATCCAGCAATTGCACACAGTTTAACATTGATAATACCAGTCATACAGTAGAGCCAGACTCTCCAAAGCACCTGCAAATGTCTACAATCGATACCGAAAACAGTCTTCGCTCAGAGGTTATCAAAAGTAGTCAGAGAGATGCTACAGTTACAGTTTCATCCTCCCCGCATGAAGTTATGACTGAGAAGGCCAAAGAAGATAGTGATTTggagataaaagaaaataacaaagatAATTTCCAGGCTTTCCCAGACCTTACTAAGACATGTGTCAGTCCTGTTAATTCCACATTCAGTTCTGATACATCATCCACATTAACATGTACCTCAGGATCAGTGAAGGTCAGTGCTGATGAAGAGGATCCCTTGTGTGCTCCTCATAATCCCAGTGGGATTACTCTTCATTCCAAATCCCCCGATCTTGCTGGAGAAGCGGATGATTCTGGAATTGATCCAGGAATGACGGCAGATACTACCACAGGCTATTTGGATTCAAGTGTATGTCCACAATCAGTTCGCCTCCGAAAGCCAACTGTTAAAACTTTTCAATCAATATTCAAGCAACGAAAATCTAGTAATCTGTCATCCTTACGAGCGAAACAGAGCAAAGGAATACAAGGTGAGAGAAATCCATCAGCAGTGACTTGCAAGCTGAAAGAGTTGAGGGAATCCTTAGGCAAACCATCTGGTGACCAacagaaatgtaacatttatcagGTGTGTCCAAAAAGTTCCATATTGAGTTCATTAAAAAAGTTGAGAGAAACAGTAGAGCAGTTGCAAAGTAAGGGTAAAACAGATAAAGTTGTAAGTTGTGAGACtgttaccagtacatgtatgcctcagAGTAGTGCATCAATGAAGGAAGCTGACATACACAACAGAAGCACATCAAACACCTTGGCTGGCAAGAAAAGGTCTGGCCTGGGAAAAGAGACCACATCCTCCAAACTTGCAAGGTTAGCTGGGATAGGAAGTCGGGAGGTGGATGGCAGCCTGCAAAAACACAGCAGTGCGTCGAAAGTTTCATTGACAAGTGAAAGTTCAGGTAAGCTGTGTGATGTGTCATTGGATTCTGGAAGTGCGAGAAACCCGGACTTGCATCCTGTATTGACTTGTTCAGCCTCTAAACAGGGTTGCCAGTCATCTGCACCAGTGAATCCGAGCACTGAGCCAGTGATTCACTCAGGAACTGGGCGCAGTGGAGAATTCATTCAAAACAGCATTTTTCCTGTAATTTCTAGGCATAAAAGTGGAACAGCCAAAGTCAACCAATTTATGACTACTGAGTCCTTAATTACAACAGTGTCTGCGTTGTCCAAGAATAGCTCTAGCAGGAGTGAGGTGTCATGTGAACAGGCAAAGTGTAAAGTTAAGATTGAAGAGGATTTTGCATTTAATAAGCATCACCCTCTGGAAACAACTGCAAGTTGCAAGTTGGATAATTCCTCACAATTGGATTATCTTGATCCTCACAACAACTTTTCAATGTCAGAAACAATAAAAGTACAGCATTTTGAAGGAGGAACAAAAACGACTCCTGGAAgacacaatgtgatgaaagtaTGTAGTCTGGAATCATCTGAGAGGTCAGTGATGAATGGGAATTCTGTCACATGTGATGAAAAGATTCAGAAAGAATTTTGTTCTCAAGATGGAAAAATAAGGCTGAGTCAGGAGAGTTATAACATGGTTGATTCTAAAGATGTGTTCAAGTCTTACCAATGTGACTCAAAACGGTCTTTGCTGACTTCTATTGACAACATTTCTTCCCTTGATGCAGGGTCTGAATATAGTGGACCAGGACGAAATCATGACAAAAAGGTATGGAAGCCTGAACCTAGTACAGATGTGGAAATGTCTCAGGGATTTGATTTCAGGACTATGAAACCGATAGTTAACTCACCAGGAAATTTGCAGAAAGATGACAGTAGTTTGTTTGAGACTGTTGATGTATCATCTGCACCAGGTAGTGATGCGAAGACATTTTTCTCGCCTGATATTGTGACCAGTGTCAATGAGCGTGACAGTGATTTGATGCCTCCAGACAAAGATCTCATTGACTTATTGATTACTCCTTCGCCTTCATGTCACACACCTGTTTGCCATGTAAGCCCATGCCCAAACCAGCCTGGCCTCTTGGTCCATTCGCCTGGAAAGTCAAATCAGTGTTCATTAGAGACTGGTATATGTTCTCACCTCCCGACATCTGAAACCAAACTTTACAGTGAGAATGGGAATAGTTTTACAACAATCTCACCAGTCCTGAGTGATAAAATTAACAACTGTTCTTCAGATAATGTAATGAGTATTGGATTAGTGGAGACTTGTATACAAACAGAAGTTCCAGAGGGTATGACCAGGGTAACTGCTCAAACAGAAGTTCCAGAGGATATGGCCAGGGTAACTGCTCAAACAGAAGTTCCAGAGGATATGGCCAGAGTAACTGCTGAAACAGTTGAAAATAAATCTTCAGATGTAAGTTTGAAATTGGAATTGCCTTCAGCAGATTGTATCAGAGACACCATTGTGCTGACCCAGGATAAAAGCGATGATAACTGTGTTGATAGCTGCCTTCTTAATCAGAACAGTGGAGACGCTTTAAATACCCAGGTTGACAAAAAGACTGGATATCAAGAACATCAGAAAATAATCACGCCTTTGAATCAAAGGGAAGTTGAGTATCTGCTGACTAATATGACTGAGGATTCTGATGGTTGTGATTCAAAGACTGATGAGTTTTTAATCAGAAATCATCCTATGTCTG GAAAGAAAATAGTTATCCATCCTCTCACTGGGCACTCTCTGGATGAAGCTGGCTGGGAATTGTGGCttaaacagaacaataacactGAACATAAAGGTG ATCAAGAGCTCTTGCCGAAGAAGAAGCTTCTTTCACATGATTTGGCATACTCTTTGAGCAAACCATCTACAAGCAATGCAGAAACTGATGAGCTATCCACCAATGTGGACAAAACATCAGGGGAGATCATGGGTGATCACAAGGTGGATGAACTGTGGGCTGATCATGTAACTAATCAGTGTGAAGAGGATTCTATAAAGTGGAGAAACCCATCTTCAAAAG CACTTGGTGATGAATCAAAAAGCCTGGCTGACCTATTTGAGGAATGGGACAACCCTGTGTTTTCTGTTCCTGAACAG GATATCACGACTGCAGAGATGCCAGACAAACAGAAAGGTGCAGGGAAAGTACAGGGCAGTGTACATCAGTGTCGCTTTACCAAGAATATGCTATGTCAAGTACAG GTGATGGGTCAAGTCGATGATAAATTTATAGCCTGTTTGATGAGAACCAAAGAGAAGAATCTGTCAGCAG ATGGTAATCTCTTGGTGCTGGTGGATCAACATGCTGCTCATGAGAGGGTGCGTCTTGAACAACTCACCAAGG ATTCTTATGTGACAAATTCAGATGGAAATAGAGTGATAAAAAGCTCTGCCATTATTCCACCGCTAGAACTGAGGCTCACAGAGGAACTAGTGAGGGTGATGACAGCTTATCAGGCCAAGTTTGAACAGCTTG GTGTTATGTTCAGCACATCTGACAAGAGAGACACTGTATTCTTAAAGTCAGCACCATCTTGTTTCATTGAGAGAGAAGCCAGTGAAATCAAACGCGGTAGAACCTCTGTTGTCATGGAGATGATTGAG GGATTCATTGTGGAGCAAGTAGAG